The region AAGGATATGCTGGTCGCCGGTGTCCATTTTTTTGCTGACGATCCGCCCGGCGCTGTCGCCCGCAAAGCCCTGAGGGTCAATCTCTCCGATCTCGCGGCCAAGGGCGCGGAACCGCGCGGCTTTCTCCTCGGCCTCGCTCTGCCTGAAGATTGGACGCCCGAATGGCTCGCCGGCTTCGCGCAAGGGCTTAGCGAGGACGCCGCTGATTACGCCTGTCCCCTACTCGGCGGCGACACCGTCAAAAGCAACGGGTCGCTTGTCGTATCGATTACCGCGCTCGGCGCGGTCCCAGAGCACAAAATGATTTTGCGCGAGGGCGCCGCTGCGGGCGACCTCCTGTATGTGACCGGCACCATCGGCGACGCGGCCTTGGGCTTACGATTGAGGACCAGTGCGGCAGAGGACATGGAATGGACCAAATCGATTGGCCAAATGGATGCGGCCTTTCTCGCTGGCCGCTATTTGCTGCCGCAGCCGCGTCTTTTTCTGGGGGCCGCGCTGCGCGCCCATGCTCACGCCGCCATGGATATTTCCGACGGACTTGCGGGCGATCTCGCAAAACTCTTGCAGCTCACTGGAATGACAGCCGAGATAAAAGCCGCCTCTGTTCCGCTGTCCAAAGCGGCGCTGAAGCTTGCGCGGGAATGGCCCTTTCTGCTCGAAACGATTCTTACGGGGGGCGACGATTATGAACTGCTTTGCGCGGTGCCTGCCTCAGAGGGCACCGCGTTCGAAGCCAGCGCCAAGGCTGAAGGGATAGCTGTGCATAAGATCGGCACGGCCAAGCCCGGTGATGGGCCGCCGGTGTTCAAAGATAAACGAGGGCAAAATATGGTTTTCGCACAGCCGTCGTTCCGGCATTTTTAACGGCTAAGTTCTGCTTTTCCCCTCTTTGGCCGCCGTGGCCTGCTCCAACTCTTTGATTTTGAGCGATTCCTTTTCCATCAGGCAATTCCTTGCGATGCGAGCGGCTCGAGGCCGCCGCCCAACGTACAATTGCGCGATGAAGCGGTTTCTGTATAGGTCATGTACCCGGGACGCGAGCCCGTGGCTTCGATGGTTCTTCAAATCAACATTCAAGGTGGCAACACATGAATTCCCTCTGGGTTGTGATTTTCGCCGGTCTTTTATCTGTGGTGTACGGTGTAACGACATCATTAAAATTGTTGGCGGCCGATCCCGGTTCGGCAAAAATGCAAGAGATCGCGGGGGCGATCGCGGAAGGCGCGCAAGCCTATTTGAAGCGCCAATACACGACCATCGCAGCGGTTGGTCTCGTCATCTTCCTGGCCTTTGGGTTCTTTGTGGCGTGGCCGCTCGCCGCCGGATTTTTGATCGGTGCGGTTTTGTCGGGGGCTGCCGGATTCATCGGCATGAATGTCTCGGTGCGCGCCAATGTCCGCACCGCGCAGGCCGCCTCGCAATCGCTTGCCGCCGGGCTTGACATTTCATTCAAGGCGGGCGCCGTCACCGGGCTTTTGGTCGCTGGTCTCGCTCTCCTTGGCGTCTCGGTATATTTTTATATTCTCACCGGGCCGCTCGGCCATGCACCTGAGAGCCGCCAGACGATCGACGCGCTCGTCGCGCTTGGGTTTGGCGCCTCGCTCATCTCGATCTTTGCTCGTCTTGGCGGCGGCATTTTCACCAAGGGCGCCGATGTCGGCGCCGATCTCGTTGGCAAGGTCGAAGCCGGGATTCCCGAGGACGATCCGCGCAACCCCGCGACAATTGCCGACAATGTCGGCGACAATGTCGGCGATTGCGCCGGCATGGCCGCTGATCTGTTCGAAACCTATGTGGTGACGGTCGTTGCCACCATGGTGCTCGCGGCGATTTTCTTCACCGGCCAGCCGGTGCTCGGTGCTGCTATGCTTTATCCGCTGGCGATTTGCGCGGCCTGCATTGTCACCTCCATTGCCGGAACATATTTCGTCAAACTCGGTCCCAGCAATTCGATCATGGGCGCACTTTACAAAGGCCTGATCGCTGCCGGGCTCTTGTCGATCGTGGGTCTGGCCATCGCGACCTTTCTCACGGTGGGCTTTGGGACGATAGGCACGGCGGACGGCGGCGTTCCAGTGAATGGCTTCCGTTTATTCCTCTGCGGTCTTGTCGGGCTTGCGGTGACGGGTCTCATCGTCGTCATCACCGAATATTACACCGGCACCGGAAAGCGTCCGGTGGTCTCTATCGCGCAGGCCTCGGTCACGGGACATGGCACCAATGTTATTCAGGGCCTCGCCGTTTCGCTGGAATCGACGGCGCTCCCGGCTCTGGTCATCATCGGCGGCATTGTCTTTACCAGCCAGCTCGCTGGATTGTTTGGCACCGCGATCGCCGTGACCACCATGCTTGGCCTTGCGGGCATGATCGTCGCCCTCGATGCTTTCGGGCCGGTGACCGACAATGCCGGCGGCATCGCCGAGATGGCGGGTCTGCCCAAGGACGTCCGGCATGTGACCGACGCGCTCGACGCGGTCGGCAACACAACGAAGGCTGTCACCAAGGGTTACGCGATTGGCTCCGCTGGTCTCGGCGCCTTGGTGCTCTTCAATGCCTATAGCCATGATCTCAGTTTTTTCGCCGCGAACCCCGATCAATTTCCCTATTTCAAGGGAATGGGCGCGGTGTCCTTCGACATCTCGAACCCGTATGTCGTAGCTGGATTGATATTCGGCGGCATGATCCCCTACCTCTTCAGCGGCATCGCGATGACCGCCGTCGGCCGGGCCGCCGGCTCCGTCGTCGAGGAAGTGCGGCGCCAGTTCCGCGAGAAGCCCGGCATCATGCAAGGAACAGAGCGTCCTGACTATGGCCGCGCAGTCGACATGCTGACCAAGGCGGCGATCAAGGAAATGATCGTGCCATCGCTGCTGCCGGTACTCGCGCCCCTGGTCGTCTATTATACCGTTCTGTTGATTTCCGGCTCGAAAGCGTCGGCCTTCGCAGCCTTGGGCGCATCATTGCTTGGGGTCATCGTCAATGGGCTTTTCGTCGCCATTTCGATGACATCTGGCGGCGGCGCCTGGGACAATGCCAAGAAAAGTTTTGAAGACGGTTTCGACGACAAGGATGGTATCCGGCATTTCAAAGGCGGCGACGCGCACAAGGCGTCGGTGACTGGCGATACCGTCGGCGATCCCTACAAGGATACTGCGGGCCCCGCCGTCAATCCGGCGATCAAGATCACCAACATCGTTGCGCTCTTGCTGCTCGCCATTCTGGCCCATTGAGATTGCCGCTGGCCGCGCACTTTGAACCATGAACGCTTCACGCCGAAGCGTTCATGGTGGGATGAGCCACGGCCAGATGCCAGGCGTTGTGGCAATGAATCACCCGTCCGGCGGCGATCCATATAGGCAGGGCTGGGAGGCCGGTACCCGGTTAAAAATGCAGAAGGTTGATGAACATGCCTTTGAGGAAGGTCGATTCGGCGCCGGCCGTCGGCGTGGTACGCGACACGAAATCGATGACCTTGCCATCCTCCATGCCATAATTGGCGACACGCTGGACTTTCTTATCCTTCGTGAAATAGACCGCGAAGACCCGCTGGTCGGTGACCTTTTGCGGCATGAATCCCAGGCTGCGATCGGTGACTTGACTCACGTAATACCAGGCGTCGCCGCCAACCGTCGACGTTGTGGTTGGCGACCCCAATAGAACGAGAATTTGCTCTGCGGAAGAGCCGATTTTGACCTGTTCCGCGGTTTTGGAATTGAGCTGGTAACCGTGGACAACCGTTCCGTCATAGCCAAGACACCCGCCAAGACCCAGCGCAAGCGCCGTTGCTAAAGCCAGTTTCGCGCGGCCCGGCGCCCGCCGGCCGTCCCCTCTTCGCGCCCTCACGACCGTCATCCTTCAAAGCCTCCAGGTTACGCAGTTGGCGGGGCACGTCCCCGGAAAATTCCACGTGGCGTGAAATTTCCCTAAAATGAATGAAGAAATTGCTTTACGCGCTTTTGGGATTGGCTTCACCGTAACGTCGTGCCCGGTCGCGGGACAAGCCTCACGGCGAGATCCCTAGACCATGAGCGGTTTTGATGGAAACAATATGATATTCCAGCTCTTCCGGCGTCCCGCCAACCACGATCTGATCGACCGGCTTCGTGGCGAGATCGTGGCGGCGGCCCGCGATCCCGTGCTTTATACGGACTATGGCATCGAGGATGGTTTGGAGGGTCGGTTCGAGACGCTCACCCTCCATGCGGCGCTTGTCCTGCGCCGCCTCAACCGGATGCCGCCACCGGCGCCCGAGATGGCCCAGGACCTCACCGACTCCTTGTTCCGCTATTTTGACAGCGCCATCCGGGAAACGGGAGTTGGCGACAGCGGCTTGCGCAAGAGCATGAGATCGATCGCGGAGGCCTTTCTCGGCCGCGCCGCGGCCTATGACAAAGCCCTCAATACGGGAATGCCGGAGATTGCCGCCGCGCTTGCACGCAACGTCTATGACGGCCGTGGAGAGCCCGGCAGGCTCGCGCGCTATCTGGCGGCCGCAAGCCACCAATTGGATCATACGTCGCTCGAGGATTTCACGTACGGCCCGGTTCCGTTTCCCCGGCCCGCTGCCATTGTTTAGAGAATTTAGTATGCTTGTGTGATACATTAATAATACTTCTTAAATTATTGTAATTATTATGTTTTATTTTGTTTTAGTGGGGCGTGCCGCAGTTCGGAAGCGCCTTTCGTTTTTTTTCGACGAGGCCAAATTCGATTGCCTTATTGAAACCGGTTCGTCTCCGTGAAATATTTCCAAGTGCCGGGGGATTCTCAATGATCCGCTAAAGGTGGCATGGATGGCGACGAAGAGCGTTTCCCCTTCCAAATCTGGCTCATCCAGCAAAATGGAGCCTGCTCTTACCAGCGGAGTTTTTAGCTGCGTTCTCGCGGTCGATACGGTGCCGGACACAGGTCTTGAGATCGCTTTGCGTGCCAGCGAGGCGGAATGTGACGCCCTCGCGCAGACAGGCGGCCTGGCCGCGATTTTGGATTTTGAGGCGAATTTCGATGTGCGTAAACAAAGCCGCACAAGATTCAAGGTTGTGGGACGTCTGTGCGCCCGTGTGACGCAAACCTGTATCGTCAGTCTCGAGCCGTTCGAGACGTTGATCCATGCAGATATCGACGTGGATTTCGCGCCTCCAAGCGGGGCTGCCGGCCACGCCTCCAAGCCAGCGGCTTTTCTTGGCGGAGAAGATCCGCCCGATCCGATCATCGATGGGAAGATTGATCTTGGCGCCTTGGCGGCGGAGTTTCTGATGCTGAACCTCGATGATTATCCGCGCAAGCCGGGCGCTGCGTTCGAAGGGGCGGCGGCCGGCGGCGATTCTCCCGAGGCAAAATCTCCTTTCGCCGTCTTAAGGCAGAGGTCTTTGGACAATTGATGCTGTCTTGAGAGGGACTTCTCCTCAGCCTCGACAACAATCTTATGCCGGGATACGCTGTGGTGTGGGCGGCCAGGTTCGGTTCGCTCGCTAATATATAAACGGGAGGTATCCAATGCGACCTTTGCTAGCGTTAGTGTTTGCGGTCTTTGCGTTGTCGGTAGGAGCGTGCAGTATACCCGCTCAAGAATCGCCGTCCGACCAAAAAAATGCAGGCAAATCGGCAACCAATCTCGTGCAGCCCCAATGACTTCTGGTCCCATCTGACCTTTGATGTGGTTCGGTTTTCGTGAGTTGTAAGTTCTTAAAGGTTGTCCATCCGGTTCGGATTTAGAAACCTGAGGTGACAAAGCTTCAGTGTTTCAAAAGAGGAACCGGATGTGGCAGTTGCGGTGTTCAAATACCGGAACTCGTCAATCGATCTTTGATGTCTTAAGTGCGATCAGGCCCGTCGCGGACACACCCATCGCCATAGAGCAAGGCATCAGGTCCATTCCGGTGGGCGCCGGCCGCTATCCAACGGCCAGAATAACGCCAAAATTCCTTGCGATCGACTGTCACGGGATTTTCAGTTTCGCCTGCCCGCTGCCTTGTTTGTTCAAGTCCCATTCAGCGCCCGGCTGTAGCATGGGGCTCGCAATTGCCTCTTTCAGCACAAAGATCAACATGAACATCACTTCCAAATTGCGGCTTGCTTGCATCACCGTCCTTTCGCTTATCATGGCTCTGGTTTCCACTTCGCCGACACGCGCAGAGACCGAAAAACGCATCGCCTTCGTTGTCGGCAACGCAGCTTACCAGGCAAGTCCGCTCGCTACGGCGGCCAATGATGCGGGCCTCATCGCCCAAACCCTGCAGGCGGCCGGCTTCGATGTTTCCGGCGCCCGTGATCTCGACGGCGAATCTCTGCGCGCGGCGTTTCGGGATTTCCTCGACAAGGCGCAAGCCTCTGGTCCTGGCACGGTGGCGTTTGTATATCTTGCCGGTTACGGGCTGCAACTCGAAGGTGAAAACTACTTCGTGCCAGTGGATGCGAAGATCGCGTCGGCTCAGGACGTCGCGGTCGAGGCGTTGCGCGTCTCCGATTATGCGAAGCGGCTCGCCGGTCTGCCGCTCAAAGCGAGTTTTATCGTTCTCGACGCGGCGCGGGAATCGCCCTTTGCGAAATCTGGTCCGCCCTTGGCTGGTGGCTTGGCGCTTGCCGACACGGAACCAAACATACTCCTCGCGTTCAATGCCACGCCGGGCACGGTGGCGCCCAGCGAACCCGGTCCTTATGGCGCCTATTCACGGGCACTCACCGAAATGATCCGGCAAGGCGGCTTGCAGCCAGCTGAGCTTTTCGATGGCGTGCGGCTACGCGTCAACGAAGAGACCAAGGGCGCGCAAGTTCCGTGGGACACGTCGCGGATCGCGGCTCCTTTCGTCTTTTTCGAGCGGGCTGCGGACGCGCCAGCACCGGCGCTCGCGGCGGACCGGATTGACGCCATGCGGTCACGGCCGCTCCAGGATCTTGGTTCCCATGACGCCTACGCCGCCGCAATCGAGCGCGATACACTGCAAGGCTATCAAGACTTTCTTACAGCCTATCCGAATGATCCGCTGGCAGGGCGCGTGCGTGCGCTTTTGGCCGCCCGCCGCGAGGCGTTGACTTGGCGGCGCACCTATAGCGTCGATACGCCGGACGCTTATTGGTCCTATCTCGACCGTTATCCGCGCGGCCCGCACGCCTCCGATGCGCGGCGCCGCCTGTCGACTTTGGCGGCTGCCGACACGCCACCTCCGTCCTATGCGCCGATTGTCTACGACATCCCGCCGCCGCCGCCGCCAGAAATCGTTTACGTCGATCGACCTGTGCTTGTTTTCAGCGATCCGGTATTTGATTTCCCGCTGCCGCCACCGCTTGTCTTCTTAAATCCACCGCCGCCTTATCTTGTCTTCGCGCCCCCGCCGCCACCCGTCGAGCTGTTTGTGCTGCCGGTACCCGTGTTCGTGCCGGTTCCGGTTTGGATCAATCCGCCCGTCTATGTCGCCGCGCCAGCAAACAATGTCATCTTCAACAACATTCACAACACCACGATCATCAACAATAGCCCCAACGTCCTCAATCCGGGGGGGCCGGGCAGAGCCGGGGTTGGCGCCGGCGTGGCGGCTGGGGTGGCGGCGGGAGCCATCGCGGGTGCCGCCGCCGCGCGAGTCGCCCTACCGCCATCGGTGGCGCGGCGGGCGGCAACATTTGGCGGCCCGGGAGCGCAACAATTGAGGCCCGGCCAGCCGGGGGAGCCTGGAGCTATCCCTCCGGGAGCCGCGCCAGCCGCGCGTCTGCCCGGCCATAATTTGCCAGCTCACGAACTGCCCGGCACAATGGGCAAGCGGACGCCAGGATTCGGCCAGAGGCCCGGAACGGCTCCTGCGGGTCCGCAGGGCACGGTGCCTTCCCCAGCCGCACCTGTGGGGCAGGCGTTGCCAAGCGCCGACAAACCGGTGCATGGGCCCGGTCGTCATCCGCAAAACCAACCGGGCCCACTGCCGGGA is a window of Methylocapsa sp. D3K7 DNA encoding:
- a CDS encoding sodium-translocating pyrophosphatase, with the translated sequence MNSLWVVIFAGLLSVVYGVTTSLKLLAADPGSAKMQEIAGAIAEGAQAYLKRQYTTIAAVGLVIFLAFGFFVAWPLAAGFLIGAVLSGAAGFIGMNVSVRANVRTAQAASQSLAAGLDISFKAGAVTGLLVAGLALLGVSVYFYILTGPLGHAPESRQTIDALVALGFGASLISIFARLGGGIFTKGADVGADLVGKVEAGIPEDDPRNPATIADNVGDNVGDCAGMAADLFETYVVTVVATMVLAAIFFTGQPVLGAAMLYPLAICAACIVTSIAGTYFVKLGPSNSIMGALYKGLIAAGLLSIVGLAIATFLTVGFGTIGTADGGVPVNGFRLFLCGLVGLAVTGLIVVITEYYTGTGKRPVVSIAQASVTGHGTNVIQGLAVSLESTALPALVIIGGIVFTSQLAGLFGTAIAVTTMLGLAGMIVALDAFGPVTDNAGGIAEMAGLPKDVRHVTDALDAVGNTTKAVTKGYAIGSAGLGALVLFNAYSHDLSFFAANPDQFPYFKGMGAVSFDISNPYVVAGLIFGGMIPYLFSGIAMTAVGRAAGSVVEEVRRQFREKPGIMQGTERPDYGRAVDMLTKAAIKEMIVPSLLPVLAPLVVYYTVLLISGSKASAFAALGASLLGVIVNGLFVAISMTSGGGAWDNAKKSFEDGFDDKDGIRHFKGGDAHKASVTGDTVGDPYKDTAGPAVNPAIKITNIVALLLLAILAH
- a CDS encoding ubiquinol-cytochrome C chaperone family protein; protein product: MSGFDGNNMIFQLFRRPANHDLIDRLRGEIVAAARDPVLYTDYGIEDGLEGRFETLTLHAALVLRRLNRMPPPAPEMAQDLTDSLFRYFDSAIRETGVGDSGLRKSMRSIAEAFLGRAAAYDKALNTGMPEIAAALARNVYDGRGEPGRLARYLAAASHQLDHTSLEDFTYGPVPFPRPAAIV
- a CDS encoding DUF177 domain-containing protein → MATKSVSPSKSGSSSKMEPALTSGVFSCVLAVDTVPDTGLEIALRASEAECDALAQTGGLAAILDFEANFDVRKQSRTRFKVVGRLCARVTQTCIVSLEPFETLIHADIDVDFAPPSGAAGHASKPAAFLGGEDPPDPIIDGKIDLGALAAEFLMLNLDDYPRKPGAAFEGAAAGGDSPEAKSPFAVLRQRSLDN
- a CDS encoding caspase domain-containing protein, whose translation is MNITSKLRLACITVLSLIMALVSTSPTRAETEKRIAFVVGNAAYQASPLATAANDAGLIAQTLQAAGFDVSGARDLDGESLRAAFRDFLDKAQASGPGTVAFVYLAGYGLQLEGENYFVPVDAKIASAQDVAVEALRVSDYAKRLAGLPLKASFIVLDAARESPFAKSGPPLAGGLALADTEPNILLAFNATPGTVAPSEPGPYGAYSRALTEMIRQGGLQPAELFDGVRLRVNEETKGAQVPWDTSRIAAPFVFFERAADAPAPALAADRIDAMRSRPLQDLGSHDAYAAAIERDTLQGYQDFLTAYPNDPLAGRVRALLAARREALTWRRTYSVDTPDAYWSYLDRYPRGPHASDARRRLSTLAAADTPPPSYAPIVYDIPPPPPPEIVYVDRPVLVFSDPVFDFPLPPPLVFLNPPPPYLVFAPPPPPVELFVLPVPVFVPVPVWINPPVYVAAPANNVIFNNIHNTTIINNSPNVLNPGGPGRAGVGAGVAAGVAAGAIAGAAAARVALPPSVARRAATFGGPGAQQLRPGQPGEPGAIPPGAAPAARLPGHNLPAHELPGTMGKRTPGFGQRPGTAPAGPQGTVPSPAAPVGQALPSADKPVHGPGRHPQNQPGPLPGAHALPGGQQIPAEGSAPKGRKPGANTLPALGQGPMNRRPAGQFAPRNPAVAPGVNGRPWTPPGPAMAPKSQQLPQHAPPQFQQQRAPQPAFQQQRAPQFQQQRPPQQIQQQQQRPPQPAFQPQRPPQAQQQRPIPKALCGVPGAPPCH
- the bamE gene encoding outer membrane protein assembly factor BamE, giving the protein MRARRGDGRRAPGRAKLALATALALGLGGCLGYDGTVVHGYQLNSKTAEQVKIGSSAEQILVLLGSPTTTSTVGGDAWYYVSQVTDRSLGFMPQKVTDQRVFAVYFTKDKKVQRVANYGMEDGKVIDFVSRTTPTAGAESTFLKGMFINLLHF
- the thiL gene encoding thiamine-phosphate kinase, whose amino-acid sequence is MPRPSEDALIATYFAPIAGAGSFGLRDDAAVLTYEPGQDLVATKDMLVAGVHFFADDPPGAVARKALRVNLSDLAAKGAEPRGFLLGLALPEDWTPEWLAGFAQGLSEDAADYACPLLGGDTVKSNGSLVVSITALGAVPEHKMILREGAAAGDLLYVTGTIGDAALGLRLRTSAAEDMEWTKSIGQMDAAFLAGRYLLPQPRLFLGAALRAHAHAAMDISDGLAGDLAKLLQLTGMTAEIKAASVPLSKAALKLAREWPFLLETILTGGDDYELLCAVPASEGTAFEASAKAEGIAVHKIGTAKPGDGPPVFKDKRGQNMVFAQPSFRHF